The sequence ACCTAGAACGAGCACCACGACCACCAAACTTCTTCGGCTCACAACGCCTAGGATCAGCAACAAGGAGAGTCCTATCATAGCGAATGAGAATGTCCTTAATCTCCTTCTTCTGCTGCTCATCCACAAACTTCTGGTAAAACGCAACAAGTGCCTTTGCAATAGACTGACGGATAGCGTAGATCTGAGAAGTGTGACCACCTCCCTTCACACGGATACGCATATCGACTCCGGCGAAGCGGT comes from Solanum pennellii chromosome 1, SPENNV200 and encodes:
- the LOC107008314 gene encoding 40S ribosomal protein S16-like; this encodes MQKQEAAAATVESVQCFGRKKTAVAVTHCKRGRGLIKINGVPIELVQPEILRYKAFEPILLLGRHRFAGVDMRIRVKGGGHTSQIYAIRQSIAKALVAFYQKFVDEQQKKEIKDILIRYDRTLLVADPRRCEPKKFGGRGARSRFQKSYR